Part of the Rhodococcus sp. OK302 genome is shown below.
GGACCCTCTCGAGAATCGCGGGTCGCTCCCACCCTCGCCATTTCCGCGTATGAACGCGCCCACGCTGCTTGTTCGTCAACAAGACTGCCATCGACAATTCCGGCCACCAGCCGCTTGGTGGACTGCACCGCCAACGGCGCGTTTGCAGCAACCGACGCAGCCAGTTCGAGTGCCAGTCCGAGAGACGCACCCGGCTCACTGATCCGATTGACCAGTCCCCATTCCTTGGCCTGCTGCGCGCTGAATCGATCCCCCACCAGAAGCACTTCCATGGCAATCGCCTTCGGCAGCCACTGCGCCAGCCGGATTGCACCGCCAGCCGAGGCGATAAATCCGTTGCGAACCTCGGGCAGCGAGAATTCTGCCTTCGGGTCGGCGACAACCAAATCGCACGCCAGTGCAATTTCGGCGCCTCCACCGATCGCAAATCCGTTGACAGCAGCAATGATCGGTTTCTCGATCACATGCTCACAAATACCGCCGAATCCACGTGCCCGCTTCACCGGATCATTGGGCACCAGGTCCTCTCCTGCTGCCATGGCTTTGAGATCGCCACCGCCGCAGAATGACAGGTCGCCGGATCCGGTCAGAACGATCACCCGGATACGAGGGTCGGATTCGGCGTCGGCCAGTGCGTCCCCGATGCCCTCCGCAACAGCAGCATTGACGGCATTACGTGCGTTAGGCCGGTTAATGGTGATAATCGAGATAAACCCGCGTCGCTCGCTGAACACCTCGGCGCCCGGTCCGTACGAGTACGTCGTGATAATTTCCTGTGCAATGTCAGTCATGACAGGACCGTACCTTCGGTGGAATCGGCACTAAAATTCGAGATCCACTGAATGCAACCCAGGTTCTTCATCGACCCCGAATCCTGCTTTGTCCGCGGTCGTGTGTACCGCAACAATCCCGCCCGGATACAACGGGATCATCAGCTTGGACAAGGGAAGTCACGGAATCCAATCAGGAGCCGAGCGCAATTGCCAACTCGCGCACCGCTTTCTCGGCATGTTCGAGGCTAGCGGAAGCGCGTTCTGCCAGTGGTGCCATCGGCGGGATACGCCCGGCCAATGTCAACTCTGCAGTGACAACCGAAACCTTCATTCCCAGAGAGCTTCCCAGCACTTCTTGCAGCGGCGGAATCGTAAAATCGAGACCCGCATTGTGGCTTCCCGGCGCGTACGTGTTGCCTCGGCTCGACACGATGACAACAGGTTTTCCGGCGAATGGCCGATTCGGTTCATCGAAGGGAACCGTCGTGCCCAGTACATGGATGTAGTCGATCCACGCCTTCAGCGTCGAAGGCAACGACCAGTTGTACATCGGAGCGCCGATGACCAGAACATCGGAGGCCGCGACCTCGGCAATCAACTCAGCTTGCAGCACCTCTGCCCGGGCGTCGGGTGCACTGCCAGGGTTCCGAAGTCGCTTCGCGTAATGCAACTCTGCATCAGGAAGGTGGGGCAGTTGCGCGCGGTGCAAATCTCGTCTGACAACACTGTGATCCGCCCCCAGTTCACGCCAGGTCTGGGCGAACAGCCCCGTCAATGTTCGGGAAACCGAGGTTTCCAACTCCGCGGACGAATCGATGTGCAACAGCTGTGGCATCCGTACTCCTCGAGTTTGCGTGCGCCGGGGATTGGCCGAACCCATGTCCGAGTTCGCCGGCACAACTGGCTCAGGTATTCGTACCTTACTGGCCACCCTTTCATTAGCCTCGCGCTTTCACACTGAGCGCGTCGAAACCCTGAGTCAGACAAAAAGGCGACCCGACCTTGAAGAATGCGGATTGTCGAAGCAGTTTGCCAACGCCGCACGCACCCGTTATCGCCGCGATCCGTGAGACCCTCAACGTATGAGCGATGTCATCGTCATCGGTTCCGGCTTCGCCGGATTATGGGCCGCGCTCGGCGCTGCCCGGCAGCTCGACGAACTCGGGATACCGGCCGGGCAGGTGTCGATCACGGTGCTCAGTGCCGAGCCCTTCCACGACATCCGGGTGCGCAACTACGAGGCCGATCTCAGCGCCTGCCGCATCCCGCTGGCCGATGTCCTCGACCCGGTCGGGATCGCGTACGTCGCCGCGGACGTGACCGCGATCGACACCGATGCACGGACAGTCTCCACCAACGTCGGCGGTCAGGCGCAGGCGTATAGCTACGACCGCCTCGTGCTGGCGGCAGGTAGCCGTGTAGTGCGGCCCGATATCCCGGGCCTGTGGGAGTTCGGGTTCGACGTCGACACGTACGACGGCGCAATGAAACTCGAGGCGCATCTGGCCCGGCTGGCCGAAGGACCCGTCACATCCGCCGCAGCGACCGTGGTGGTGGTCGGGGCCGGTCTGACGGGCATCGAGACCGCTTGCGAGTTGCCGGGCCGGCTCACGGCCTTGTTCGGCGCCGACGTGACGTCGCGAGTGGTGCTGGTGGACCACAACCCCAACGTCGGATCGGATATGGGCGAGTCGGCGCGGCCCGTCATCGAAGCCGCATTGTTCAACACCGGTGTCGAGGCACTGACCGGGGTGGGCGTGGCCGCTGTGGATCAGGGCGGGGTGACGCTGTCGTCCGGTGAGGTGGTGCCCGCGGCGACGGTCATCTGGTGTGCCGGAATGAAGGCAAACCCGTTGACCGCGCAGTTCCCGGTCGAGCGTGATCGGCTCGGGCGGCTCCCAGTCGACGATTATTTGCGGGTGATCGGCGTACCAGGCGTGTTCGCTGCCGGCGACGTCGCCGCCGCGAAGATGGACGATCAGCACCAGTCAGTGATGTCCTGCCAGCACAGCCGGCCGATGGGCCGCTACGCCGGGTACAACGTGATCAGCGATCTTCTCGGCAATCCGATGCTGACCCTCCGTATCCCTTGGTATGTAACAGTTTTAGATCTGGGCCCGGCGGGCGCGGTCTACACCGAGGGCTGGGATCGGCAGGTTGTGGCGACGGGTGCCGAGGCCAAAGCCACCAAGAACACCATCAACACCGCGCGCATCTATCCGCCGTTGACCCGCGATCGGGCCGCCCTGCTGAACGCCGCCGCGCCGGAATTGCAGACCCAGCCGGCCCGCGGACACCAGTAGTCCACCTACCGCGACGCTCCGACAACCGCACCGAAGCCGACCGACGGTGCACTGCGACAATCGTTGTCAGGCCATCTCGGGTACGTGCAGATGAGCGATCGCCAGCTCGAACTCACCTACCTCGAGCAGCCGCGCACCAGACTCACGGATTCCCGAAGTTCTGATGGTCTCGGACTCCTTCCTGTTTCCATTCATCGCCTCGGCGCTGTCGAAGGTCACCGATGACACAGCACGACCGGCAGCAGGATCAACCAGCAAGCTGGCACTGCAGAACCCCTCGAGCTCTTCCATCGCGGGCAGGGAGACCATCTTGTACACGTCGACGGCGCGTTCCAGATGGCCCGGCTCGACGTGAACCCACGAGACCCGCACGCAGGCACCACGGCGTGAGCGGTGGTCGCGGTGCAGGACGGCGATGTCCCACCGCGCGACGGCGGCGGTGCCGTGGAAGACCTCAGCCACTCCGGCGCGAAGCTGCAGCACTGGTCCTTCGCTCGCGCGAAGTGAATCCTCGTCCATCCAGGACGTGGTGACGATGCACCGGCCGGAACTGCGGTCGACCAGCAGGGACAGTCCGGCGCAGCCGTCGATGTCGGCCAGCGCGGGCATCACGGTATCTCGCATGTGTTTGATCCCTACGTCGATGAACGACGGCTGCGCATCAATGGTGGTAGAGCGTGCATACACGATCGACACCCTTCTCCTCGGGCGGCGCCCCGACGGCGCCGACGGGTCAATCCCCCATCTCTCACACTCCTCCACCAGACCGAGGCGAAGCAATGATCAACTACCCGACCCATCAATTCCGAACCAGGTTTGATCTTGGAGACCGCGGACGGACATCATCGTGGGAAGTATTCGCCGGAGCTCCGAGGCGGGTGTAGCGGTCGGCGCCTCGACCACTGATAGTGACGATCGGGCAGATTCGGACGCTCACTGTGAGCCGTTTCAACGAGACCTGAACCACGTCTCCCGCGCAACATTGATCAACGACTGCCTTCGATCAAATGGTTCATCAGATCAACTACGCGTCGAATCACTCGCCGCACTTCGCCCCGGTGATCGACCCGACACTCGACCGCAGGATCGAGGCTTTGATTGTGGCGGCGCGGGAACGGCTGGGATCGTGAATGTGCATGTTGGTCATGGTGGTCGTGCCGGTGATCTCGTTCCAGATCGCGAAGCGGCCACACATGACGTTCGAAGATCATAGACTGTGCGGCAGGGACTTTCGTCGATCCACTCTCTGGGGAAACGAAGCCGCGGGCACGGCCGGCACAGCGCACGCGGGTCGCCTTGCTACGCTTCCCCCGAAGGGGGTCGACTTCAAGCTATTTCAGGAAACGATGGGAAATCGACCATCAGACACCTCACGAACCGGCGTTGCACGCACCGACCGAATTCAGGAAAAACGCTGGATCGACCGCCCCAGCACTGTGAATGCGGAGATGCAAGTGCGGACCGGTAGAGCTGCCGGTGTTGCCCGTGGCCCCGATCTGATCGCCAACCTCCACATGATCCCCCACCCCGACCCACGTCTGGGAGAGGTGACCCATCTGAATCTGCTCGCCTGAGTCGGCTTCCAACTGGATGTACGTTCCGTATCCACCCGGATCATTCGGTCCGGCAACAGAAATCGTTCCCGACGTCGGCGCATGAAGCACGGTGCCGACTCCAACGGCGAAGTCGACACCGTCATGTCCTGGGTGGTAACCCTGCGAGAGTGATCCGTTGACCGGCCACTCCCAACTGCAGCTGTTCGACCAACTTTGTGCACCGGCTGTACCGGCATTCACTACCACCCCGGCGCTCACGAGAGAGCCCACTCCTGCAGCGACTGCGATAAATCGTTTTGTGTTGGAAGCCTTGCATTTTCTGTGCTTGCTCATCTTTTCCTTGACTGATGTGTGGGGCAGGTGCACTCTCGTCCCGGCCCTTGCGTTGCGAATGGCGAATTACCTTCACAGGATGTCGCGTCACGACCCTGCCCGCGACGGCCAAATTGCCTGGGACATACCTATTTTGTGGATCCCCCCGACCTGTCGATACCGCACTTGCGGCAGTCAGCGGCGACCATCCAGCGGCAGAACTCGTAAGCGGTTTCGGCGCTTCCCGTTCTGGCACAACGTTTCCAGCGTCAGTTGAAATACGCGGTGTGCAATTCGAGGTAACCGACGATACTGCCGACCGAGTCTCCAGCATGCCAATCGCAGACACCGTCACTCGGAATGCACCGCGATTCAACCGGGACCGTGAACGGTTGACGCTCACCGGACATTGTCGCGCCGAGAACATCGGGCAACGCGACCTTCGTCTCTACACCCGAACCGGCTTCACGAGGATCTGAGTAGACGATGCCCGTGACACCAGGTTTCTGCGGCTCCGTGAGAACATCGCCGACGATGCGGGCTCCTTGCGAATAACCGATAACGAGCGTGCCGTCCGGTGCGTCGGCGAGTTCAGCACGCAGGGCTTGCTTTCCAGCTTCCACCGACTGGTCGTAGCCTGGAGCGAGCACCGTCGCCGGATACGTGAGAGTGGTGACCGTGTCCTCAGGGTGGATCTCCGGAGCCCTCAGCGCCGAGCCGGATCGACCAGTACCGTCAACGACGATCACATTGCGAGCGTTGGCAGGTCCAGCAAGGAGCAGTGAAACAAATGCAGTAAATACAATGACCAGGATGGATGTACGCATCAGGCCACCTCGATTCAAGGTTGAACGATCACGGACTTTTGCTACGGGAGTTCAGAGCAAGATGATGACGCCGCACCGAATTATTAACGGCGGCACGGATATTGAAAAATCTATGCGCCATCGTTCCCTCACTCGCGCATGACGGCGTTGCCGCTTGGAGTATCGGGATACCGGGTTCACAGGGAACCGCTTCGTTGTGCCTCATCGTGGCATGCCGCGCACGTCGGCACCCGGGCCAAAGTGCCCCCTCGTGTACCTGTTTTCCTTGTGGGACCACTTCTCGTCTCGAGCCGGAGAGGCGAGATCACGAATTCCACCAACACGTGTTCCCAGATGTATCCGCTGCATCAGATTCCCCGGCAAGATGACGTGCATGAACCGTCGACGCCTTCTCCGCAACATTGCGATAGGTATTTTTGTTCTGGCTGCCGTGTACCTGGGGATCACCGGCATCGTGAACGGCGAACTATCGACGATCGTCTATGTCGCGATGGTCGTTCCAGTGGCATTGAGTTGGTGGAACGACCAGCGTGGCAAGCCTTCCACAATCCGATCCGGTTCTGTCGTGTGGCAAACACTCAAGCTGCTCTACGCCATCGCCCTCGGAATCGGCGGCGTCGCACTCGCGACTATCGAGCCCTCCATCGTCTCCCGCATCTCCGGCTTTCTTGTCGTAGTTTCCGTCCTCTTTTACCTGCTGGCGTTCTGTTACTCGAAAGAAGCCAAACCGCAGACCCTTTGACAACTCGCCCGCCACAATGAACGGTAAGTAGTGCTGGGAAAAGACGAAAGCGCCACACCGACGTGAGGAGCAGAGTTTCATGCCAGAACCGAGAAGAGCTGACCATTCCGACTACGTTTCCGTAAATCCGATCTTTTCCAGACCCGGCGAAGATTCGGTTGCCTCGAAGTACACCCTCGAACCTGACGGAATGCTCCCCGAAACCGCGTATCAGATCGTCCACGACGAAACGATGCTCGACGGCAATGCCCGCCTTAATCTCGCCACATTTGTGGGCACGTGGATGGACGATCACGCTACCCGCCTTTACGCCGAATCCTTCGACAAGAACATGATCGACAAGGACGAGTATCCGCAGACCGCTGCAATCGAGACGTACTGCTGGCGAATTCTCGCTGATTTGTGGCACGCACCGTCACCGAAGGACGCGATCGGAACGTCGACCATCGGTTCCTCCGAGGCTTGCATGCTGGGCGGACTCGCTCTCAAGCGACGGTGGCAGCACGCACGCCGAGCCGCCGGCAAGTCGACGGATCGACCGAACATGGTCATGAGCTCAGCAGTGCAAGTGTGCTGGGAAAAGTTCTGCAACTACTGGGACGTCGAAGCGCGATACGTGCCGATCAGCGAAGAGCACCACACCCTCGACGGGTACGATCTCGACCAGTACGTCGACGAGAACACCATCGGGGTTGTCGCGATCATGGGAGTCACGTACACGGGTATGTACGAGCCCGTGCTCGAAATTTCCAACGCACTCGATGCAATCCAGGCAAAGACCGGTCTGGACATCCCCATTCACGTCGACGGAGCTTCGGGCGCAATGATCGCGCCGTTCCTTCAGCCGGAAATCGAGTGGGACTTCCGGCTTCCACGGGTGCACTCGATAAATACATCGGCGCACAAATATGGACTGGTCTATCCGGGACTGGGCTGGGTGGTGTGGCGGTCGGAAGATCTACTCCCGGATGATCTCGTATTCAAGGTCAGCTATCTCGGCGGCAGCATGCCGACCTTCGCGCTTAATTTTTCCCGTCCCGGCGCGCAGGTGATCCTGCAGTTCTACTTGTTCCTTCGACTGGGACGCGACGGATATCGCAGCATCCAACAGTCCTCGCAGGACGTCGCGAAGTTCCTGGCGGAGGGCATCGGAAAACTCGACGCCTTCGAGCTCTGGAACAACGGCAGCGATATTCCGGTCTTCGCGTGGCGTCTCAAGCCCGGGCACACAGAAAATTGGACCCTCTACGACCTGTCGGATCGACTGCGGGCGAAAGGCTGGCTGGTTCCGGCCTACCCGATGCCCGACAACCTGGCCGACCTCACCGTTCAACGCATCGTCGTGCGGAACGGCTTGAGCATGGACTTGGCGGCCAGCCTGTTGCGCGTCATCGACGAGGAAACCGCGTTCCTCGACGAACTTGCCAGCCCGATGCCCCGGCCACGCGTCACCGAAGGCTTCCATCACTAACCTGCTGAACAGACAAAACTGCCGTCGGCTCCCATGTTCGGGTGCCGACGGCAGTTCTATTCAGAATTGAAAATCAAGCACACGCAGGCGACGTCAGGTTCGCAACCGGAAGAATCGCGCACGCGGTGGTCTTCGAGAGCTTCCACACGCCGTCGACGTACACGAAGGACGCCTGAGCACCCTGACCGAGCGGCTGTCCGTTGACGATGATGTTCAACGAAGCCGAAGCCGTATCGCTACCCGTGTCGATGACCGGGTCGAGGATCTCGACCTGAGCGTTGGCAGCCTTGGCAGCTGCGGCAACCTGGTTCATCAGCTCGGGATCGGCCTCGGCACCCTCGACGAGGTTGGCACGCTCCGCGACGGGAACAGTCTCGTCGAGGCCCTTGACCAGAAGTGCATTGAGGTCGGCAGCCGACGGCAGCACAACGGGGGTTCCGGTGGGGGCGGCCGTCGTGGTCTTGGCAGTCGTCTTCGGGGCGGGCGCGGGGTCGCTGGAACTGCAGGCAGTCATCGTCAGGGCCGCTGCAATCGCGACGGCTGCGACGGTCATGTTACGAAGCTTCAACTTCTCAGTCCTATCCATATCCGGTGTTCATATACGAGCGCACCATGAACGTGGGCACTCGCGGTCTTTGATCACATTACCCAACGGTAAGTGTGGAAAGTCTAAGGATCTCCTCAGAATAGGCTGCCCAGCGCATCCGCCACTTGGAGATACGCGTCGTCGTCGGAGAATGTTTTGGCGATTCCTGTTCCCGTGGAACGAGTTTCGAACCGAACCGTGACCACGCCGTGTCCAGCGCCCTGCACCCAACCGTGACCGAATTCCGGATGGCTCACATCCAGACCGGGGTGCCAGTATCTCTCCGGAACCCGCGCCGGCACCGGTGCATCGTCGGGTTCGTCCGTCACTGTTTCAACCAGATACCCGGGCACATCCTGGTCGAGTTCCGGAAACAACGACCCTTGACGGACGGTCGACAGCCCGGCAAAACCTACCCCGACAAGTCGGATGGGACCCAGTTCCAACGGATCGATCACCTGCTTCTGCGCAGTCGCGATCAGGATCGCGCGGTCGAGGGTTGCATACGGCAGGGTCACTGATCGGGTCAGGACACTCATATCCGATTTCCTGAGCTTGAGTACCACAGTCCGAGCAGCGCGGCCGTCCTTCTCGAGCCTGGAATAGGCAGAGCCACCACTGTTTTCGACCGCAGCACGCAACTGCGCCAACGTCACGATGTCGGTGGCGAACGTCGATTCTGCACTGATCTGCTTGGACTCCGCACGCTCCGCAACCGGACGATCGTCGATCCCCTGAGCCAACCGGTGCAGGCCCGGCCCCACCGTTGTTCCCAGGATCGACGCAACCTCCGCCGGCGGTGTCCGCACAAACCCACCGATGGTCACGATCCCGAGCCGTTTGAGTTTCTCCTCCGCCACCGGGCCGATTCCCCACAGCTTGCGTACCGGCAACGGATCAAGCAGATCCCGCTGCTGACCAGGCGGAACCACCGCAACGCCATCAGGTTTGGCCAGGCCCGACGCAATTTTGGCCACCTGCTTGCCGGCCCCCGCACCGATGGAGGCCACCAATCCCGTCTCGGCCAGGACGAGAGCACGAATGTCCTCACAGAACGCGCGAACCTCATCGGCACCGGCACCCGCCAATTCCGTCGGCTCACCGAACGCCTCGTCCACTGACAACTGTTCCAACACCGGCATCCGCAGCCTCAATGCGTCGAACGCCCGCTTGCTCAGCACGGAATAGAGCGACATGCGCGGCGGCAGAACTACTCCCCCACCGCCCACTAATCGACGCGCCTGATGCATCGGCATCGCGGAGCGAGCCCCGAACGCACGGGCCTCGTAACTACAACCGGCGACCACACCCCGGCCACCCAGACCGCCCACCATCACCGGGCGTCCCCGCAAAGTCGGACGAGTCAACTGCTCGGCGGAAGCAAAGAACGCATCCATGTCGAGATGAAGTACCCACCTTCGACTTCGCGTCGGGTCAGCGTGATTCATCAGTGATAACGGGCAATTTCTTCTTGGGCGATTTCTTCTTGGGCAGCGGTAGTGCGTCAGCTGTTCGCTGGATGAATGCCTGAAGTTGATCGACGTCGTCGAGGCCCTCTCGAGGCACCCGGCAATAGTCTTTTGCGCCCGGATACGGCGGCATACGCTCTGCCGGCGATGAGAACTCACCACTGATCTCGGTGGGCTTGACGAACAACGTGTTGTTGCAGATCAGAGCAACCATTTTCTCGTCGCAATACAACCCGTACTCACCGAACATAGCCCGAGCACGGACGTCGAGCGGCTCCAACTGTTCCAGGATCCACGTGACGGTGTCTTTGCTCGAGCTCATGCCAGCACGCTACTCCGGTACCCCGACACATTTCGGGGCACCGGAGTCAGCGTGTACTAGGCCTTCGTGATCGCGGCGCGGACTCCGTCACCGAGGTCCACGGCGTCGCTACCGGCCTCGCCCACGGAGAATTCGACCGCCAGAACCTCACCGGCAATCATGTCGCCGTGGCGCTGTGCCCATTCCTTGCGATCCTCAGGGACCTCGAGGATGACCTTGATGCGGTCCGACACGTCGAGACCGGCATTGCGGCGTGCATCCTGCAATTCACGAACACGGTCCTTGGCCCAGCCCTCAGCCTCGAGCTCTTCGGTCACAGCCGAATCGAGAACAACCAGGCCGATGCCATCGGGAAGAGCAGCCGTCGAATCAGGTTCTGCTGCAACCAGTTTCTGCGTGTACTCCTCCGGCAGGAGTTCGATTCCGGCGGCGACAACTACGCCGTCGGCGTTCTCGGTCCAGTCGCCGGCCTTCACTGCCTTGATGACGGTCTGCACGGACTTTCCCAGACGCGGGCCGGCAGCGCGCGCGTTGACCACAATTTCGAAGCGGCCGTGAGCGTCGACGTCATCGGTGAGGTCGACCTTCTTGACGTTGACCTCGTCAGCGATCAAGCCGAGGAATGGACGCAGACGCTCCGAATCGGGAGCAGCGACAGTGACCTCGGGCAGCGGCAGACGAACCCGCAGGTTCTGCGCCTTACGCAGGCTCAGCACGGTGGAGCAGACCACACGCACGTCATCCATCGCGGAAACCAGTTCAGGGTTGGCCGGCAATTCCGACGCCTCCGGCCAATCAGCCAAGTGCACCGAGCGCTCGCCGGTCAATCCACGCCAGATCACTTCGGACACCAGCGGCAGCAGCGGCGCAGCCAAACGCGTGACCACTTCGAGAACAGTGTGGAGCGTGTCGATCGCGTCGCGATCCTCATCCCAGAAACGTGAACGCGAGCGTCGCACATACCAATTGGTGAGCGCGTCGCAGAACAAGCGCAGTTCGTCGCAGGCACCGGAGATGTCGTTGGCCTCGAGAGCGTCGGTGATGACATCGCGAGTACTCGCGAGCTTCGCCAAGATGTACTGGTCGAGAATGTTCTCCGAATCCGTACGCCACACACCGGATTCCGGTGCGTACAGCTGCAGGAAACTCCAGGCGTTCCACAGTGGCAGCAGCGCTTGGCGAACACCTTCGCGGATGCCCTGCTCGGTGACAACAAGGTTTCCACCGCGCAGGATCGGCGAGGACATCAGGAACCAGCGCATGGCATCACTGCCGTCGCGGTTGAACACCTCCTTGACATCCGGGTAGTTGCCCTTGGACTTGCTCATCTTCAATCCGTCGTCACCGAGGACGATGCCGTGTGCCACAACAGTTTTGAACGCGGGACGATCAAACAATGCGGTAGCCAGCACGTGCAGGTTGTAGAACCAGCCGCGCGTCTGACCGTTGTACTCGACGATGAAATCGCCAGGGTAGTGAGTCTCGAACCAATCCTGGTTCTCGAAGGGGTAGTGAACCTGAGCAAACGGCATGGAACCCGATTCGAACCAGCAGTCCAGAACCTCGGGAACCCGACGCATCATCGACTTGCCGGTCGGGTCATCCGGGTTGGGACGGACCAGATCGTCGATCACCGGACGGTGCAGATCGGCCGGGCGCACGCCGAAGTCTGCCTCCAGCTGATCGAGCGAACCGTACACATCCATGCGCGGATACTGCGGATCGTCCGACATCCACACCGGGATCGGACTGCCCCAGTATCGGTTTCGGCTGATGTTCCAGTCGCGCGCACCTTCGAGCCACTTGCCGAACTGGCCGTCACGGATGTGGTCGGGCACCCACGTGATGTCCTGGTTGAGCTCGACCATGCGGTCGCGGAACTTGGTGACGGACACGAACCACGACGGAACTGCCATGTAGATAAGCGGCTGACCACTGCGCCAACTGTGCGGATACGAGTGCTCGATTGTCTCGTGGCGCAACAACTTTCCGGCGGCCTTGAGATCCTTGATGATGACCGGGTTCGCATCGAAGACCATCAAGCCCTCGTAGGTCGGCACCATCGACGTGAACTTTCCGCCAGCGTCGAGAGGCTGAACGACCTCGATACCGTTGGCAGTAGCAACATCCATATCCTCTTCACCGAAAGCTGGTGCGAGGTGGACGATTCCGGTTCCCGAATCCACGGTGACGTAGTCGGCGGACAACACGACATGCGAATTCGGATGGCCCGCAAAGAAATCGAACGGCGGGGTGTACGACAAGCCGACGAGTTCGCTGCCCTTGTGGCGCGAAACCACCTCGGGCTCCTCCCCCAGCTCACGCGCGTAATGACCGACGCGAGCTTCCGCCAACACATATCGCTTGCCGTCCAAGCCGAGTACCTGGACATAGTCGATCTCGGGGTGCACCGCCGTCGCCAAGTTGGAAGGAAGCGTCCACGGCGTCGTGGTCCAGATGATTGCGTTGGCGCCGTCGAGAGGAGAACCCGGTGCCACCAACGGCATATCGACAGTGACAGCCGGATCCTGACGCATCTTGTACGCGTCGTCCAACTTGGTTTCCTGGTTGGACAGCGGTGTCTGCTCGTACCAGCTGTACGGCAGGACACGGAATCCCTGGTAGATCAGGCCCTTGTCGAAAAGTTCCTTGAACGCCCACATGACCGACTCCATGAAGTCGATATCGAGGGTCTTGTAGTCATTGTCGAAATCGACCCAGCGCGCCTGACGGGTGACGTACTCACGCCAGTCATCGGTGTACTTGAGTACCGAAGACCTGCAGTAGTCGTTGAACTTGGCGAGACCCATGACGTCGATCTCGGACTTGTCCTTGATTCCGAGCTGCTTCTCGGCCTCGAGCTCAGCCGGCAGTCCGTGGCAGTCCCAGCCGAATCGGCGTTCGACCTTGCGGCCCCGCATGGTCTGGAAA
Proteins encoded:
- a CDS encoding crotonase/enoyl-CoA hydratase family protein, translating into MTDIAQEIITTYSYGPGAEVFSERRGFISIITINRPNARNAVNAAVAEGIGDALADAESDPRIRVIVLTGSGDLSFCGGGDLKAMAAGEDLVPNDPVKRARGFGGICEHVIEKPIIAAVNGFAIGGGAEIALACDLVVADPKAEFSLPEVRNGFIASAGGAIRLAQWLPKAIAMEVLLVGDRFSAQQAKEWGLVNRISEPGASLGLALELAASVAANAPLAVQSTKRLVAGIVDGSLVDEQAAWARSYAEMARVGATRDSREGPLAFAQKREPIWEGR
- a CDS encoding FMN-dependent NADH-azoreductase translates to MPQLLHIDSSAELETSVSRTLTGLFAQTWRELGADHSVVRRDLHRAQLPHLPDAELHYAKRLRNPGSAPDARAEVLQAELIAEVAASDVLVIGAPMYNWSLPSTLKAWIDYIHVLGTTVPFDEPNRPFAGKPVVIVSSRGNTYAPGSHNAGLDFTIPPLQEVLGSSLGMKVSVVTAELTLAGRIPPMAPLAERASASLEHAEKAVRELAIALGS
- a CDS encoding NAD(P)/FAD-dependent oxidoreductase — its product is MSDVIVIGSGFAGLWAALGAARQLDELGIPAGQVSITVLSAEPFHDIRVRNYEADLSACRIPLADVLDPVGIAYVAADVTAIDTDARTVSTNVGGQAQAYSYDRLVLAAGSRVVRPDIPGLWEFGFDVDTYDGAMKLEAHLARLAEGPVTSAAATVVVVGAGLTGIETACELPGRLTALFGADVTSRVVLVDHNPNVGSDMGESARPVIEAALFNTGVEALTGVGVAAVDQGGVTLSSGEVVPAATVIWCAGMKANPLTAQFPVERDRLGRLPVDDYLRVIGVPGVFAAGDVAAAKMDDQHQSVMSCQHSRPMGRYAGYNVISDLLGNPMLTLRIPWYVTVLDLGPAGAVYTEGWDRQVVATGAEAKATKNTINTARIYPPLTRDRAALLNAAAPELQTQPARGHQ
- a CDS encoding M23 family metallopeptidase, with amino-acid sequence MSAGVVVNAGTAGAQSWSNSCSWEWPVNGSLSQGYHPGHDGVDFAVGVGTVLHAPTSGTISVAGPNDPGGYGTYIQLEADSGEQIQMGHLSQTWVGVGDHVEVGDQIGATGNTGSSTGPHLHLRIHSAGAVDPAFFLNSVGACNAGS
- a CDS encoding cutinase family protein codes for the protein MRTSILVIVFTAFVSLLLAGPANARNVIVVDGTGRSGSALRAPEIHPEDTVTTLTYPATVLAPGYDQSVEAGKQALRAELADAPDGTLVIGYSQGARIVGDVLTEPQKPGVTGIVYSDPREAGSGVETKVALPDVLGATMSGERQPFTVPVESRCIPSDGVCDWHAGDSVGSIVGYLELHTAYFN
- a CDS encoding glutamate decarboxylase, whose amino-acid sequence is MPEPRRADHSDYVSVNPIFSRPGEDSVASKYTLEPDGMLPETAYQIVHDETMLDGNARLNLATFVGTWMDDHATRLYAESFDKNMIDKDEYPQTAAIETYCWRILADLWHAPSPKDAIGTSTIGSSEACMLGGLALKRRWQHARRAAGKSTDRPNMVMSSAVQVCWEKFCNYWDVEARYVPISEEHHTLDGYDLDQYVDENTIGVVAIMGVTYTGMYEPVLEISNALDAIQAKTGLDIPIHVDGASGAMIAPFLQPEIEWDFRLPRVHSINTSAHKYGLVYPGLGWVVWRSEDLLPDDLVFKVSYLGGSMPTFALNFSRPGAQVILQFYLFLRLGRDGYRSIQQSSQDVAKFLAEGIGKLDAFELWNNGSDIPVFAWRLKPGHTENWTLYDLSDRLRAKGWLVPAYPMPDNLADLTVQRIVVRNGLSMDLAASLLRVIDEETAFLDELASPMPRPRVTEGFHH
- a CDS encoding DNA polymerase IV — protein: MNHADPTRSRRWVLHLDMDAFFASAEQLTRPTLRGRPVMVGGLGGRGVVAGCSYEARAFGARSAMPMHQARRLVGGGGVVLPPRMSLYSVLSKRAFDALRLRMPVLEQLSVDEAFGEPTELAGAGADEVRAFCEDIRALVLAETGLVASIGAGAGKQVAKIASGLAKPDGVAVVPPGQQRDLLDPLPVRKLWGIGPVAEEKLKRLGIVTIGGFVRTPPAEVASILGTTVGPGLHRLAQGIDDRPVAERAESKQISAESTFATDIVTLAQLRAAVENSGGSAYSRLEKDGRAARTVVLKLRKSDMSVLTRSVTLPYATLDRAILIATAQKQVIDPLELGPIRLVGVGFAGLSTVRQGSLFPELDQDVPGYLVETVTDEPDDAPVPARVPERYWHPGLDVSHPEFGHGWVQGAGHGVVTVRFETRSTGTGIAKTFSDDDAYLQVADALGSLF
- a CDS encoding TfoX/Sxy family protein; translation: MSSSKDTVTWILEQLEPLDVRARAMFGEYGLYCDEKMVALICNNTLFVKPTEISGEFSSPAERMPPYPGAKDYCRVPREGLDDVDQLQAFIQRTADALPLPKKKSPKKKLPVITDESR